A segment of the Mangrovimonas sp. YM274 genome:
TCAAGTCTAGAGAAGCCCATTACCCCTTTGTTTTTAGCCTCAGCATCCAACAAATCCAATTGGGTTTCTTCTAATTGAACAAACTCCATAGCATACGATTGTCCTTCAACCATATCCATTTCAAAATTAACGCTAGGATCGGTCACTTTTAGTCCATACAAGGATCCGCCATTTAAGTCTCCTTGGTTTCCAACGTACATACCTAATTGTCCTGAAGGAACAGTATTGTCTGAGTGGTCATCTCCAATAAACACAACTGTCTTCCCGGGATAGGCATCTTTACCAATAGCTACCGCATTTTCTGTTGACCACTGCCCCATGGCTGTAAGCATTTGTGCTGTAGAAGCTCCATTTGCATTTTTAAAGGGATCTGTTAAGAATACCCCATTGGAAGATCCTCCCCATTCTCCACCTGAGAGATATAATGGTCCAAAACCGTGTTCTTCTGGAGTGATCAATGATCCTGAACATTGTGCTGTAGAAGCTGTAGCTTGAGAATTTAAAATATACTCTCCCCCTACAGGTTTTAAAGTTTCATCCAAAGTAATTCTTGCAATAGAGTAATCAGCTTCAATATTGTTGATTAAAGTAAATGTATCGTCTGCATTCTTAATTAAACCTGCACCATCAGCCATAGAGCCATACACAAAACTTGGTGTGTTGACCAATTGATCTTCTGAAGTCAATAAATTATAAATGTTTACATCTGAAAACTCAGGCGTCAATTTTAACAATACCGGAGATTGAGAATGCGATTGTAATACCACTTCATTTTTAGGTTCATTATTGGAATTGTCATCATCGTTACACGACATAAAGGATAAGAGACCTAAGCCAACACAAGCAAATTTGTAATAGTTATTCATTTTAATGTTTTTAAAGTTTTGACAAATGAACAACAGCAACGTAATTATAATCTTAAGCCAGATTTAAGATAAATTCACTTTAGCGTTAACTTTGTTATGATTGGGTTAATAATTGGAATTGAAATAAATAAACTACCGTTTTTATGAAACAGAGATTCGTGCGGCATTAATTTACTTCCATAACCACCACTCCGCTTTCACTCCAAAGTAATACCCCCAACGTTTAGGCCCTGTAAATTCTAAATAAGGAGAATATAGACTTTCCTTAGCAAAATCGTTATAATGAGCGAAAGACGCTACAAACCTAAAATGCGGCCTTGCCCAAAAGTCTCGTGCTCCAGTAGGCACAAATACTGGCGCTATACTGAACTTGGTCATACTTGCATTGGGATTTGTTCCGTCTTTTCTTTGGGCATAATGCAACTCTGCCATTACGTGAAAGTAATCTGTAATGTAAAACTCGTTTCGAGTACCAATGGCAAAATCTAATTTTCTATTGAAGACTTCTCTTCCAAAATAAGTTTCGGCAATATGATTGCTATCCGAACCTCCTTTGCTTTGAGTAAAAATAACATAACCATTGAGGCTATAAGCATCCGAAATATTCAACATTGTGTGATTGACCACAGACCACGAATAGGCGCCTCTAAAATTTAAGTCATCCGCATCTGGAGCTCCAAAAGTATACCAAGTTTTGGATATCCCACCATCACCTCCATTGGCAATCCCTGAGCCATACCTAACCGCTAAATCGTTAAAAGAGCCATCCCGAAGTTTTCTAAACCGCCTATGATACCTTGCTCCAAACACCAAACCATAGTCTGATGGGAAATTCACGGCTTCACCTACATCACCTGGTTCGGTCAAATCATTGTCCTCATCACCACCTCCCATATAATGCACCTCTCCTAGGGCCGTAATCTTATTGTCTTTATTCAATTCAAAGTCATGCTCTGCAATCACTACAGTACGCTGCCTAAGCGCGGCACTAAGCGTTCCTGTTTCAATGTTTAAATAGAAATACGGCGGCAAGGTAGATGTGGTATCAACGGAAGCCACAAATACCGCAGCCATTCTAGACTTTTTATATTCTACCCCAAACCCTTGCCCGGAATGATCATTAAAATAATAATGGTCCGCAATATGTACATCCGGACCTCTGTATAGCCTAGACCCAATCCACACATTAAGGTCTTTACCTTTAATATTCCTAGCTTCCGCATAAATTTCTGGTAAAGCAAAGTTTAGGCCTCCCAAGCTAGTGGTTGAACTGTTTCCTATGGAAGTAAGACTTGTTGCATATGCAGCCAAACGAATTTGCACATGGATAGTAGTACTATCTCCCGCCTTTGGCCTAAATACAAAATTAGGAACCAACTCCAAATAATCCTGTTCTTCCAACCTTCCCCCAACACTTCCCATATTATTCAGGTTTAAACGTCTACCTATAGATTCACCATTCTCAAACGACCAATCCACTCCCACACGCCCATAAGAACCTAAATAAAAGCTTTTATTGGTTGTATATTCATAACTAATTTGGGCATTTAGCCAATAACAGCTTAAAAATGCCCAAACATAAACCCATACCTTAAAAAATATCTCTCTTCTCTTTAATCGTAATTTTGTTTCATACATATTATCGTTGGTTATTCATTTACACATATAAGTAATCATCTGTGATTACTTATAAATATACACAACAAACACAAGACACTCAAATACAATTTGTTATAAAACAAAAAAAAGAGCAATCATAAAATGATCACTCTTCTTTATTCTTGTTAATATTACTGTTCTTAATTCAAATCAAACCGATCCAAATTCATCACTTTAGTCCATGCGGCCACAAAATCCTTTACAAATTTTTCGTTGGAATCTTCGCATCCATAAACTTCTGCAACAGCTCTTAATTCTGAATTTGAACCAAAAATTAAATCAGCTCTTGTAGCGGTCCATTTCACGGTTCCTGTTTTCCGGTCACGACCTTCAAAAAATTCTTCAGAATCCGATTGTTTATGCCATACCGTTGCCATATCAAGAAGATTCATAAAGAAATCATTGGTAAGCGCCCCTGGTTTATTGGTAAAAACACCATGTTTAGAATGATCGTAATTGGTATCCAATACACGCATTCCTCCCAAAAGCACCGTCATTTCTGGAGCAGTAAGTGTTAATAATTGTGCTTTGTCTATCAATAGTTCTTCTGTAGAAACATCAAACTTGGTTCTTCTGTAGTTTCTGAATCCATCTGCAAAAGGCTCTAAATAATCAAAAGCCTCAACATCGGTTTGTGTTTGAGAGGCATCCATCCTTCCTGGGGTAAATGGTACTTCTATATCAAAACCTCCGGCTTTTGCAGCCTGTTCTACTCCAACATTACCTGCCAATACAATAAGATCTGCCAAAGAGACCTTTTTTCCATTTGAACCAAAGTCACTCTGAATTTCTTCCAACACTTTTAAAACTTTATCCAACTGTTTTGGATTGTTCACTTCCCAGTCCTTTTGAGGTTCTAAACGTACTCTAGCTCCATTGGCACCACCTCGCATATCCGAACCTCGGAACGTAGATGCCGAAGCCCATGCTGTAGAAACCAATTCGGAAACTGTCAATCCAGAATTCAATATTTTCGATTTCAGCGCCGTAACATCTATAGTGGAGATTAACTCATGATCCACTTCTGGAATAGGGTCTTGCCAAATCAATTCTTCGGTAGGTACCTCTGGCCCTAAATAACGGGAAGTTGGCCCCATATCACGATGAGTTAACTTATACCATGCCCGTGCAAAAGCATCCGCAAATTCATCTGGATTTTCGTAAAAACGTCTAGAAATTTTTTCATATTCAGGATCAAATCTTAAAGACAAATCGGTAGTCAACATAGTAGGAAGATGCTTTTTATTGGCATCAAAAGCATCTGGAATGGACGGTTCAGCATCTTTGGCAACCCATTGTTTGGCACCAGCAGGACTTTTAGAAAGCTCCCACTCATATTTAAAAAGATTTTCAAAGAATAAATTACTCCATTGGGTTGGTGTTTGTGTCCATATTACTTCAGGACCTCCAGTTATGGCGTCCTTTCCAACTCCAGATCCAAAACTACTTTTCCAACCAAACCCTTGCTCTTCTATAGGCGCTGCTTCTGGCTCTGGCCCCACATATTTACTAGGATCTGCCGCCCCGTGAGTTTTACCGAAACTATGTCCTCCTGCAATCAAAGCTACCGTTTCTTCATCATTCATGGCCATACGTTTAAAGGTCTCCCTAATATCAACTGCCGCCGAAACTGGATCTCCATTACCATTAGGGCCTTCTGGATCTACATAAATCAACCCCATCACCACAGCTGCCAGTGGATCTTCCAAATCACGTTTCCCTGAGTATCGTTTATCCTCCAACCAAGTAGTTTCCGATCCCCAATATACATCTTCTTCGGGCTCCCAAGTATCTACACGGCCTCCACCAAAACCAAAAGTTTTAAAGCCCATAGACTCCAAAGCCACATTCCCTGCCAACACCATTAAATCTGCCCAAGAAATCTTTTTTCCATATTTCTGTTTAATAGGCCACAACAACCTTCGCGCTTTATCCAAACTAGCATTATCTGGCCAACTATTTAATGGAGCAAAACGTTGTTGACCAGCTCCTGCACCGCCTCTACCATCACCTATACGATAGGTTCCTGCACTATGCCAAGCCATTCGGATAAACAACCCTCCATAATGGCCAAAATCTGCAGGCCACCAATCTTGAGAATCAGTCATCAAGTCCAATAAATCCTTTTTAAGGGCATAGTAATCCAACTTTTTAAATTCTTCAGCATAATTAAACTCATCTCCCATAGGATTGGATAGTGAAGAATTTTGGCGAAGGATATTTACTTTTAACCTATTGGGCCACCAATCCTTATTTTGGGTTCCTCCACCAGCAGCTTGCTTAGGTGCAGCTCCAGAAAATGGACATTTGGACGCCCCATTTGACTTATGAGACGCATGTGATTGATTGTGATTTTCCATAATATATTAGATTAGATTGTATTAAAATAACTCAATTAATTTTGGACCCACACTATAACTATAATTTATAATATGAATAATTAGATAAAATAAATCAATGATTCACTTCGATAATAGAAGAAATTCTAATTTCCTTAAAATTAAAAAATCAAATGCCATTCACCAACTAAAAACCTCTAATTATCAAAGCCTTAAAACATAAACAAAAACACTATTTTAATCTAATAACCTTTGAATCCTATCATCCTCATTTTTTTAATTACATCTAATTATTTAGTTTAATTTGCAACATAAATACTATGCAAACCACTCATGACCTCTAAAATAACCATCAAAAGCCAAGAAGATAATGACTATCTAGCTGTTGCCGGAAGTAATTACCGTATTGTCATTTCGGGAGAAGATACCAATGGTGATTATGCCGTTATTGAAATGCTTGTGCCTCCTGGCGGCGGCCCTCCTCCTCATAGTCATCCCTATGCACAGGAATTATTTCATATAACAGAAGGAGAACTTGAATTTAAAAGTGAAGACGGTCATATTACCGTAAAAGCGGGAGAGTTTGTAAGCGTTCCTCTGGATGGTCCCATTCATTGCTTTAAAAATACCTCTAATAAAAATGCCAAGCTAACCTGTACTATCATGCCTGCAGGGTTGGAAAATTTATTTAGAGATATTGGGACACCTGTAAAATATGGCGAATTCCTACCTTTAAACGATCCAACACCAGAGTACTTAGAATTTATTGAGGGGATTGACAGGAAATATAAACAGAAAACGTATCCTTGGGAATATTTGGATTAGAATAGTATCTTGTCAAAAGAAAAGTATGGCTGCCCAGACATATTTGTCTAGTTATCGATTATGGAATTGAGAAACACAAAAGCCTACACTACTAATGGCAAAGAGCAAGTGTAGGCCCCATATTGAAAACTTTCTACATTCTTAAAATAATGCTGAAGGCAGCCATTTAATTAAAATATTTAAAGAGACTAAGCTTCAACTATTTCTTTAAGTACCTCTACGATATAATCAATTTCTTCTTTATTGTTATAACTGCTGAAAGAAAAGCGAATAGACGGCTTTTTTAAATCCTCTTCAGACAGAATTTGGGTTAATACATGCGACCCAAGCGAACTTCCACTTTGACAAGCACTTCCCTTAGAACAGGCTATTCCTTTTAAATCCAACTGAAACTGCAAGGTCATAGCCTTTTCAGCCGATAATGGTAAACGCACGTTTAACAAGGTATAGGTACTATTTGCATCATCCCCACAATTCCCATTAAAATCTACTCCTGGAATATGTTTTTCAACTTCGGATTTAAAGTAATTCTTTAAGTCTAAAATATAATTACGTTCTGTTTCCAAATGGTCATAAGCCAAAACAAAGGCTGTTTCCAAACCTTTAATATTATGTACAGGTTCCGTACCGGCCCTAAAACCACGCTCTTGAGCACCTCCAAAAATAAGTGGTTTTAGATGGCTATTCTTTCTAATGTATGCAAAACCAATCCCTTTAGGTCCGTGGAATTTATGAGCTGCAGCCGTCATAAAGTCGATAGGCACCTCTTGGACATCCCATTCAAAATGTCCGATAGATTGTACCGTATCACTATGAAACAACGCATTGTTCTCCTTACACATTACAGCTACCTTTTTTACATCCAAAAGGTTACCTATTTCATTATTAACATGCATCAAGCTTACCAATTTCAATCCTTCTGAAGCCTGCAACAAACGTTCTAAATGGTCATAATCTGGGGTTCCACATTTTTGAAGTTCCACATACTCCACATTAATACCGTACTCTTGCTGTAGCTCTTCGGCTGTATGCAGAACAGCATGGTGCTCAATACGAGAAGTAATGATGGTTTTTACACCAGCATCTCGTACAGCACAGCGTAAAATCATATTGTCCGCTTCCGTACCTCCAGAAGTAAAAATAATTTCTTGCGGCAGTGCATTAAGCCTTTTAGCAATAGTTTTTCTGGCCGATTCTATGATAGATTTTGAAGACCTTCCAAAAGCGTGTGTAGAAGATGGGTTTCCGTAGTTTTCAGATAATACTTTATGCATTTCTGTAATCACTTCATCCCTAACCCTAGTGGTTGCGGCACTATCAAAATATACTTGTTTCATGTTTTTTGGTTTATTCGTAATTCTTGGGAAATTGACATGAGAAAACCCTCCACTGCCAATCTGCGGCAAAAGTAAAGGAAATAAAATTATTTCCCAGATGCCACGTTATAAATTAACAATTCTCTTATTTTTGTCACTCAAATTACCACTATGAGAAAGCTTTTATACTTACTGTTTATAGGATTATGTATAACGTCTTGTGACGATGGCGATGTTCTTGATGTTGAACTGGATTTTGATGACGAATTAACACTATGTTCAGAAAGCAGTGACGCTTACCTTCTCTACAAAACTAAGGAAGCTCCTTATGAATCTTTGAGCTTACTGTTTCCTTCCAACAGTACAAACGATAATATTTTTAATCCTGAAGAAGGCGTTGTTGAAGGCACTTTAACCATTAATGGTAGCAGTGTAAGGTTCCATTACCGAACCTATGACAATAATCCAGAAAATTTTATCTGTAATTTAATTCCCGATGAAACCGTAACGGTAACCAATAACTACGAAGCTACTTCGGGTACCGTAGAATACTATTCTACATTTGTAGACGATGATAATGATGGCGTTCCTACTTCCGTAGAAGATAAAAACGAGGATGGTGATAACGACCCTAGCACCAATCCAACCGATACCGATGGGGATGGTATTCCAGACTATTTAGACGAAGATGATGATAATGACAATGTGAAGACCATCAATGAAGCTCCAGACCCTAATGGGGATGGTTCTGTGGATGACGCCAGAGATACGGATGAAGATCTCACTCCAGATTACCTGGATGAAGACGATGATCAAGACGGGGTCTTAACTAGATACGAGGATGAAGATGGCAACAAAAATCCTGCAGATGATTTTGCAGTGGACTCTGTTATTCCTAGATATTTAGATAATAATGCTCAAGACATATTCCTGCTAGATGAGTTTATTGAAAACACTTTTACTAGAACCATCTCCGTTCATTTTACAATTCATAATATAGACATTACTGTTTTAAGTACTGACGAATTGGATCTTGGAACTTATGAGCTTGAAGTAGAATATTCTACAGAAGAATAATCTTTAGGGTGCTACATTTTGATAAATATAAACCTCTGTGGCACCCATGCCGTATTTTTGGTAATCGGCGGCATAAAAGGTAACATTGTTATACCTGCCAAAAAGGTATTCCAATTCGGTTTTTAGAACCCCTTCCCCTACGCCATGAATAAACACCACTTTTTGAATGCGCTTGCTTATTGCAAATTTCAATTGGCGTTCAGCAGTATCCAGTTGTAAGGTCAACATTTCATGCTTGGAAAGCCTATTGGGCCTAGGAGTCAATTGATGAATATGCAAATCTACCTCCATAGCCGGTAAATTGCGCTCCTTTGGTTTGATTCTTTGCGATTTTCTTTTTTGCGGAATTTCCTTTTCCTGAATTACTTCAAAAGCAGATTGTCCTGTAAATACTTCCGATTTTAATGAGGTATCGATACGTATCAATTCATGAGCATAAAATTCCAGCACAAAACCATCGGTGGTTTCAATGCCAAATAAATCGCCTTTTTTACCAGTGATGACTCCCGAAATATCTTCATCCAGCACCGAAACTTTATCGCCTATTTTTAAACTCATGCATCTAAATCTTTTTCGTCTTTAGTATCGTTTTCAAATTTACTTGGAATATTTTTAGAGATGCCATAAACCCCTATCATTAGCAAACATATTCCTCCAATTAATACATAAACGTTCTGTTGTTCTTGGGCTTGTGCATAAAATGCCACTATGCCGCCAACAATTATAAAAAGATAGTTGATTGGTCTAGAAATATTCATTGTACTCTGCAATAATAGAAAAGCCCAAAAATACAGCTTTTAACACTATTATTAATGCCAAGACTTACAATTGATTTGCATTTTTTTATATGAAAATACTTGCTTTTGCCATTAACAAGAACTAAGTTTTTATACATTTGTTGTAAGTCATTACTAAAATATGTCATCACTAGAACCTTACATGCTCCCTTGTCTTTGGAAAAAAACCTTTGGTATGGACTGCTTGGGTTGTGGTATGCAACGAGCATTGGCACTAGTATTTCAAGGCGAGTTTTCTGCAGCTTTTAAAATGTACCCCGCCATTTACACTTTACTATTACTAGGCCTATTTCTATTAGCCCATATTAAATACCAGTTTAAATATGGACATAGAATTGTCTTTGCCCTATTCATCTTGAATATTACAATTACCTTGATAAATTATTATTTAAAACACTTTTAACCTTAAACTAATCAACATGGAAAAACAAACTTTACCAAATTCAACTTTAATCTTAGTAATGGGAATCCTGTCAATTGTAGGCTGTTGCTTTTATGGAATCCCTGGACTTATCTGTGGAATCATCGCCATTGTATTGGGCTCAAAAGCTACCAAAGTTTACCAATCGGCTCCAGAAGACTATTTGGGATATGGCAATGTAAAAGCAGGAAGAATAATGGGAATTATTGGTGTTATTTTAAGCATCATTTCAATTGCTTACCTAATTTGGATTATTAGCTTTATTGGATGGGAGGCTTTGTCTAACCCAGAATTATTGCAAGAACGTTTGCAAGAAATCCAACAAGGGTTACCTCAAGAATAACGAAACCAAACACAAAAAAAAGCGACCAATTGGTCGCTTTTTTTATGAACTTAAATCCTTGTTACTAAGCTTCAAATTGCTTTAAGGTTTTTACTATAATACCCACACAATCCAACA
Coding sequences within it:
- a CDS encoding alkaline phosphatase PhoX, which encodes MNNYYKFACVGLGLLSFMSCNDDDNSNNEPKNEVVLQSHSQSPVLLKLTPEFSDVNIYNLLTSEDQLVNTPSFVYGSMADGAGLIKNADDTFTLINNIEADYSIARITLDETLKPVGGEYILNSQATASTAQCSGSLITPEEHGFGPLYLSGGEWGGSSNGVFLTDPFKNANGASTAQMLTAMGQWSTENAVAIGKDAYPGKTVVFIGDDHSDNTVPSGQLGMYVGNQGDLNGGSLYGLKVTDPSVNFEMDMVEGQSYAMEFVQLEETQLDLLDAEAKNKGVMGFSRLEDIDWRRGSADNNREIYFCVTGRSKPDLEGKGTFYGRVYKVTMNPNDPTGAGTITCVLDGDKLSGKAKSFHSPDNIVVTENYAYIQEDPNGYYDTADKTHFARLYQYNLNTGALKVVLECDQQTAETLGYGSASSAWEITGMIDISETIGKENTFMVITQNHGWENDGFTDPTANASSSSSEGSMLYVIEGLDR
- a CDS encoding carbohydrate porin → MYETKLRLKRREIFFKVWVYVWAFLSCYWLNAQISYEYTTNKSFYLGSYGRVGVDWSFENGESIGRRLNLNNMGSVGGRLEEQDYLELVPNFVFRPKAGDSTTIHVQIRLAAYATSLTSIGNSSTTSLGGLNFALPEIYAEARNIKGKDLNVWIGSRLYRGPDVHIADHYYFNDHSGQGFGVEYKKSRMAAVFVASVDTTSTLPPYFYLNIETGTLSAALRQRTVVIAEHDFELNKDNKITALGEVHYMGGGDEDNDLTEPGDVGEAVNFPSDYGLVFGARYHRRFRKLRDGSFNDLAVRYGSGIANGGDGGISKTWYTFGAPDADDLNFRGAYSWSVVNHTMLNISDAYSLNGYVIFTQSKGGSDSNHIAETYFGREVFNRKLDFAIGTRNEFYITDYFHVMAELHYAQRKDGTNPNASMTKFSIAPVFVPTGARDFWARPHFRFVASFAHYNDFAKESLYSPYLEFTGPKRWGYYFGVKAEWWLWK
- the katG gene encoding catalase/peroxidase HPI; the encoded protein is MENHNQSHASHKSNGASKCPFSGAAPKQAAGGGTQNKDWWPNRLKVNILRQNSSLSNPMGDEFNYAEEFKKLDYYALKKDLLDLMTDSQDWWPADFGHYGGLFIRMAWHSAGTYRIGDGRGGAGAGQQRFAPLNSWPDNASLDKARRLLWPIKQKYGKKISWADLMVLAGNVALESMGFKTFGFGGGRVDTWEPEEDVYWGSETTWLEDKRYSGKRDLEDPLAAVVMGLIYVDPEGPNGNGDPVSAAVDIRETFKRMAMNDEETVALIAGGHSFGKTHGAADPSKYVGPEPEAAPIEEQGFGWKSSFGSGVGKDAITGGPEVIWTQTPTQWSNLFFENLFKYEWELSKSPAGAKQWVAKDAEPSIPDAFDANKKHLPTMLTTDLSLRFDPEYEKISRRFYENPDEFADAFARAWYKLTHRDMGPTSRYLGPEVPTEELIWQDPIPEVDHELISTIDVTALKSKILNSGLTVSELVSTAWASASTFRGSDMRGGANGARVRLEPQKDWEVNNPKQLDKVLKVLEEIQSDFGSNGKKVSLADLIVLAGNVGVEQAAKAGGFDIEVPFTPGRMDASQTQTDVEAFDYLEPFADGFRNYRRTKFDVSTEELLIDKAQLLTLTAPEMTVLLGGMRVLDTNYDHSKHGVFTNKPGALTNDFFMNLLDMATVWHKQSDSEEFFEGRDRKTGTVKWTATRADLIFGSNSELRAVAEVYGCEDSNEKFVKDFVAAWTKVMNLDRFDLN
- a CDS encoding cupin domain-containing protein, whose translation is MTSKITIKSQEDNDYLAVAGSNYRIVISGEDTNGDYAVIEMLVPPGGGPPPHSHPYAQELFHITEGELEFKSEDGHITVKAGEFVSVPLDGPIHCFKNTSNKNAKLTCTIMPAGLENLFRDIGTPVKYGEFLPLNDPTPEYLEFIEGIDRKYKQKTYPWEYLD
- a CDS encoding cysteine desulfurase family protein translates to MKQVYFDSAATTRVRDEVITEMHKVLSENYGNPSSTHAFGRSSKSIIESARKTIAKRLNALPQEIIFTSGGTEADNMILRCAVRDAGVKTIITSRIEHHAVLHTAEELQQEYGINVEYVELQKCGTPDYDHLERLLQASEGLKLVSLMHVNNEIGNLLDVKKVAVMCKENNALFHSDTVQSIGHFEWDVQEVPIDFMTAAAHKFHGPKGIGFAYIRKNSHLKPLIFGGAQERGFRAGTEPVHNIKGLETAFVLAYDHLETERNYILDLKNYFKSEVEKHIPGVDFNGNCGDDANSTYTLLNVRLPLSAEKAMTLQFQLDLKGIACSKGSACQSGSSLGSHVLTQILSEEDLKKPSIRFSFSSYNNKEEIDYIVEVLKEIVEA
- a CDS encoding Smr/MutS family protein, encoding MSLKIGDKVSVLDEDISGVITGKKGDLFGIETTDGFVLEFYAHELIRIDTSLKSEVFTGQSAFEVIQEKEIPQKRKSQRIKPKERNLPAMEVDLHIHQLTPRPNRLSKHEMLTLQLDTAERQLKFAISKRIQKVVFIHGVGEGVLKTELEYLFGRYNNVTFYAADYQKYGMGATEVYIYQNVAP
- a CDS encoding DUF2752 domain-containing protein codes for the protein MSSLEPYMLPCLWKKTFGMDCLGCGMQRALALVFQGEFSAAFKMYPAIYTLLLLGLFLLAHIKYQFKYGHRIVFALFILNITITLINYYLKHF
- a CDS encoding CCC motif membrane protein, with amino-acid sequence MEKQTLPNSTLILVMGILSIVGCCFYGIPGLICGIIAIVLGSKATKVYQSAPEDYLGYGNVKAGRIMGIIGVILSIISIAYLIWIISFIGWEALSNPELLQERLQEIQQGLPQE